From a single Microbacterium terrisoli genomic region:
- a CDS encoding TatD family hydrolase, whose translation MPADDPSNYVRHREKGARDVSYPPSPAALAVPVYDNHCHLEIADGEGDGLSLDEQLDRAAAVGIAGVVQAGGDISSSRWSADAASRHPRVLAAVAIHPNEAPEYAAAGRLDEAIAVIDELAAQPRVRAIGETGLDFFRTGQEGRGAQFASFEAHIALAKKHGIAMQIHDRDAHDAVLSALAQHGAPDRTVFHCFSGDAAMARVAAEHGYYLSFAGNITFKNAQNLRDALAVAPRDHILVETDAPFLTPAPYRGRPNAPYLVPTTVRFMADVLDADLDELCAQLAANTIDVYGSFD comes from the coding sequence ATGCCCGCCGACGACCCGTCGAACTACGTGCGTCACCGCGAGAAGGGCGCGCGCGACGTGTCCTACCCGCCGTCGCCTGCGGCTCTCGCGGTGCCGGTGTACGACAACCACTGTCACCTGGAGATCGCCGACGGTGAGGGCGACGGACTGTCGCTGGACGAGCAGCTGGACCGTGCGGCGGCCGTCGGGATCGCCGGTGTCGTGCAGGCCGGGGGAGACATCTCGTCCAGCCGTTGGTCGGCGGATGCGGCATCCCGTCACCCGCGCGTGCTTGCGGCGGTCGCGATCCACCCGAACGAGGCGCCCGAGTACGCGGCGGCAGGCCGCCTCGATGAGGCCATCGCGGTGATCGACGAGCTGGCCGCGCAGCCGCGCGTGCGGGCGATCGGCGAAACCGGGCTCGACTTCTTCCGCACCGGCCAGGAGGGGCGAGGTGCGCAGTTCGCCTCGTTCGAGGCGCACATCGCGCTCGCCAAGAAGCACGGCATCGCGATGCAGATCCACGATCGCGATGCGCACGACGCGGTGCTGTCTGCCTTGGCGCAGCACGGAGCCCCCGATCGCACGGTGTTCCACTGCTTCTCGGGCGACGCCGCCATGGCGCGCGTGGCAGCCGAGCACGGCTACTACCTCTCGTTCGCCGGCAACATCACGTTCAAGAACGCCCAGAACCTGCGCGACGCGCTGGCGGTGGCGCCGCGCGATCACATCCTGGTCGAGACCGACGCGCCGTTCCTGACGCCGGCGCCGTACCGCGGCCGTCCCAACGCCCCGTATCTCGTGCCGACGACGGTGCGGTTCATGGCCGACGTGCTCGACGCGGACCTCGACGAGCTGTGCGCGCAGCTGGCCGCCAACACCATCGACGTCTACGGCTCGTTCGACTGA
- a CDS encoding DUF427 domain-containing protein produces MRARLGDVTIAEANEADLIRIEGNWYFPPQAVDFSLLVSSDTPYTCPWKGQCQYYSVKDGDSVLADRAWAYPVPYASGIEKVGKDFSGYVAFWKEVEVAP; encoded by the coding sequence ATGAGAGCACGACTCGGAGATGTCACGATCGCGGAGGCGAACGAGGCGGACCTCATCAGGATCGAAGGCAACTGGTATTTCCCGCCGCAGGCGGTGGACTTCTCGCTGCTCGTGAGCAGCGACACGCCTTACACGTGCCCGTGGAAGGGCCAGTGCCAGTACTACTCGGTCAAGGACGGTGACAGCGTGCTCGCCGATCGCGCCTGGGCGTACCCGGTGCCGTATGCGAGCGGGATCGAGAAGGTGGGCAAGGACTTCTCGGGCTACGTCGCGTTCTGGAAGGAAGTAGAGGTCGCACCCTGA
- a CDS encoding 4-(cytidine 5'-diphospho)-2-C-methyl-D-erythritol kinase — protein sequence MASTVDRVHARAPGKINVYFRVGGLADDGYHPVASVYQAVSLYEDVWATPADGFTLSVTGSVELGAVPRDDTNLALRAARLLAREIGIEDGVHLQIHKTVPVAGGMGGGSADAAAALVACDALWAAGLSHAELMALAAQLGADVPFALMGGTAVGTGHGDQLNPALAQGRFDWVLAISDEGLSTPAVYAELDEYRLAAGPRAEPAVAHPGVRPAVLQALRQGDARRLASASHNDLDPAALRLRPPLDDIINLGLDEGALTAFVSGSGPTIAMLAEDERAAIGLQISLSTQGHKALHVHGPVPGARVVAS from the coding sequence ATGGCATCGACCGTCGACCGGGTGCACGCACGCGCGCCCGGCAAGATCAACGTGTACTTCCGCGTCGGCGGCCTCGCCGACGACGGATACCACCCGGTCGCATCGGTGTATCAAGCGGTGTCGCTGTATGAGGATGTGTGGGCCACGCCCGCCGACGGTTTCACGCTCAGCGTGACCGGCAGCGTCGAGCTCGGTGCCGTCCCGCGCGACGACACGAACCTGGCGCTGCGCGCCGCGCGCCTGCTCGCCCGCGAGATCGGCATCGAGGACGGCGTGCACCTGCAGATCCACAAGACGGTGCCGGTGGCCGGAGGCATGGGCGGCGGGTCGGCGGACGCGGCAGCCGCATTGGTCGCCTGCGACGCGCTGTGGGCGGCGGGGCTCTCGCATGCCGAGCTGATGGCGCTGGCAGCGCAGCTGGGCGCCGACGTGCCGTTCGCGCTGATGGGCGGCACCGCGGTGGGCACCGGACATGGCGACCAGCTCAATCCGGCGCTGGCGCAGGGTCGGTTCGACTGGGTGCTGGCCATCAGCGACGAGGGGCTGTCGACACCTGCCGTGTACGCCGAGCTCGACGAGTACCGTCTGGCGGCTGGCCCCCGGGCCGAGCCCGCCGTGGCGCACCCCGGCGTACGGCCCGCAGTGCTGCAGGCGCTGCGGCAGGGAGACGCGCGGCGACTGGCCTCGGCATCCCACAACGATCTCGACCCCGCGGCGCTGCGGCTGCGCCCGCCGTTGGACGACATCATCAACCTGGGCCTGGACGAGGGCGCGCTGACCGCGTTCGTGTCGGGCTCGGGGCCCACGATCGCGATGCTCGCCGAAGATGAGCGCGCCGCGATCGGACTGCAGATCAGCCTCAGCACACAAGGACACAAGGCGCTGCACGTGCACGGACCGGTGCCGGGCGCGCGTGTGGTCGCCTCGTGA
- a CDS encoding sugar porter family MFS transporter produces the protein MSASQDLPTGAFSLRGPYGRRAIGLSVAAAVGGFLFGFDSSVINGAVDSIQHDFALNSVVTGFVVAIALLGCAAGAIIAGNLADRWGRLRVMFLGAIMFFVSSLGSGLAFAVWDLALWRVIGGLGIGIASVVAPAYIAEIAPKQIRGGLASLQQLAITFGIFVALLSDAVLEWSAGTANSPLWLGMDAWRWMFIVGVIPAAVYGILSFTVPESPRYLIAKGRSHEAREIFSRLVPPVDLDKTMTELTNAIEADRANAGVSIRGKALGLQPIVWVGIILSVFQQFVGINVIFYYSTTLWRSVGFAESASFGISVVTGIVNVLVTLIAIFLVDRVGRKPILLTGSVVMTISLGAMAVCFAFGVTGAGGAVTLPAPWGPIALVAANLFVVGFGASWGPLVWVLLGEIFPSRIRGKALGVAAAAQWTANFLITVSFPAMSSWSLPLTYGMYALFALLSFLFVLWRIPETKGMELEQTETLFIRPAKAAAG, from the coding sequence ATGAGCGCATCACAGGACCTGCCCACGGGAGCATTCAGTCTGCGCGGACCGTATGGGCGACGCGCCATCGGCCTGTCGGTGGCCGCCGCAGTGGGCGGTTTCCTGTTCGGATTCGACTCATCGGTCATCAACGGGGCGGTCGATTCGATTCAGCACGACTTCGCGCTGAACTCGGTCGTGACCGGCTTCGTCGTCGCGATCGCACTGCTCGGGTGTGCGGCCGGCGCCATCATCGCCGGCAACCTCGCAGACCGCTGGGGACGTCTGCGGGTCATGTTCCTGGGCGCGATCATGTTCTTCGTCAGCTCGTTGGGCTCCGGGCTCGCTTTCGCCGTGTGGGACCTCGCCCTGTGGCGCGTGATCGGTGGCCTCGGCATCGGCATCGCCTCGGTGGTCGCCCCGGCCTACATCGCCGAGATCGCACCGAAGCAGATCCGCGGCGGACTGGCCTCGCTGCAGCAGCTGGCGATCACCTTCGGCATCTTCGTGGCGCTGCTGTCGGACGCCGTGCTGGAGTGGTCGGCGGGCACCGCGAACAGTCCCCTGTGGCTGGGTATGGACGCCTGGCGCTGGATGTTCATCGTCGGGGTGATCCCGGCGGCCGTCTACGGCATCCTGTCGTTCACGGTCCCCGAATCTCCGCGCTACTTGATCGCGAAGGGACGCTCGCACGAGGCGCGCGAGATCTTCTCGCGCCTGGTGCCGCCGGTCGATCTCGACAAGACGATGACCGAGCTGACCAACGCGATCGAAGCCGACCGGGCGAATGCCGGCGTGTCGATCCGTGGCAAGGCCCTGGGCCTGCAGCCGATCGTGTGGGTGGGCATCATCCTGTCGGTGTTCCAGCAGTTCGTCGGGATCAACGTCATCTTCTACTACTCGACGACGCTGTGGCGGTCGGTCGGGTTCGCCGAGAGCGCGTCGTTCGGCATCAGTGTGGTCACCGGGATCGTCAACGTGCTCGTGACGCTGATCGCGATCTTCTTGGTCGACCGGGTCGGGCGCAAGCCGATTCTGCTGACCGGATCGGTCGTCATGACGATCTCGCTGGGTGCCATGGCCGTGTGCTTCGCGTTCGGCGTCACCGGTGCCGGCGGTGCCGTGACCCTGCCCGCCCCCTGGGGACCGATCGCCCTGGTGGCGGCGAACCTGTTCGTGGTCGGGTTCGGGGCGTCGTGGGGTCCGTTGGTGTGGGTGCTGCTGGGCGAGATCTTCCCCAGCCGCATCCGCGGCAAGGCCCTCGGTGTGGCCGCCGCCGCGCAGTGGACCGCGAACTTCTTGATCACCGTCAGCTTCCCGGCGATGTCGTCGTGGTCACTGCCGCTGACCTACGGCATGTACGCGCTGTTCGCGCTGCTGTCGTTCCTGTTCGTGCTGTGGCGCATCCCCGAGACCAAGGGCATGGAGCTCGAGCAGACCGAGACCCTGTTCATCCGGCCGGCGAAGGCCGCGGCCGGCTAG
- a CDS encoding ABC transporter ATP-binding protein has translation MIEFRGVSKLYADGTAAVRDFDLVIPARKITVLVGSSGSGKTTLLRMINRMVDPTAGVIEIDGDDIATRPPVPLRRGIGYVMQNSGLLPHLTVEDNIATVPVLQGVKKKAARARARELMDTVGLDREMATRYPSQLSGGQQQRVGVARGLAADPNILLMDEPFGAVDPIVRAELQQELIRLQRELDKTVVFVTHDIDEAFLLGDQVVILQKGAQIAQSGSPSEIIEAPADDFVSTFIGAERGARALHVKRTPRGLVVVDTVGRTQGSIVDAAALSEPAPAEEGTG, from the coding sequence CTGATCGAGTTCCGCGGCGTCTCGAAGCTGTATGCCGACGGGACGGCCGCCGTCCGCGATTTCGATCTGGTCATCCCGGCTCGCAAGATCACAGTCCTGGTCGGTTCCAGCGGCTCGGGCAAGACCACGCTGCTGCGCATGATCAACCGCATGGTCGATCCGACCGCGGGCGTGATCGAGATCGACGGCGACGACATCGCGACGCGACCGCCCGTACCGCTGCGGCGCGGCATCGGCTACGTCATGCAGAATTCGGGGCTGCTGCCGCATCTGACGGTCGAAGACAACATCGCGACCGTTCCGGTGCTGCAGGGCGTCAAGAAGAAGGCCGCCCGTGCCCGTGCCCGCGAGCTGATGGACACGGTCGGGCTTGACCGCGAGATGGCCACGCGCTACCCGAGCCAGCTCTCCGGCGGCCAGCAGCAGCGTGTGGGGGTGGCACGGGGTCTTGCCGCCGACCCCAACATCCTGCTGATGGACGAGCCCTTCGGCGCGGTCGACCCGATCGTGCGCGCGGAGCTTCAGCAGGAGCTCATCCGACTGCAGCGAGAACTCGACAAGACCGTCGTGTTCGTCACGCACGACATCGACGAGGCTTTCCTCCTGGGGGATCAGGTCGTGATCCTGCAGAAGGGGGCGCAGATCGCGCAGAGCGGCTCGCCCAGCGAGATCATCGAAGCGCCGGCGGACGATTTCGTCTCGACCTTCATCGGCGCCGAGCGCGGCGCGCGTGCACTGCACGTCAAACGCACACCGCGGGGCCTGGTGGTGGTAGACACGGTGGGCCGCACGCAAGGCTCGATCGTGGACGCCGCAGCGCTGTCCGAGCCTGCGCCGGCCGAGGAGGGCACCGGGTGA
- the rsmA gene encoding 16S rRNA (adenine(1518)-N(6)/adenine(1519)-N(6))-dimethyltransferase RsmA has translation MTVTLLGAAEIRALAADLEVTPTKKLGQNFVVDANTVRRIVQTAAVQPGECVVEVGPGLGSLTLALLQSGASVTAVEIDHRLAARLPETVAAHGVPEGALTVVDADALRVTELAGDPTVLVANLPYNVSVPVLLHFLETFPRLQRGVVMVQAEVGERLAAPPGSKTYGSPSVKAAWYGAWRLAGTVSRQVFWPVPNVDSVLVAFQRDRQPRGDEDERRRTFAIVDAAFGQRRKMLRQALSGVLGGSAAAASSVLERAGVAPTARGEQLTIDDFVAIAHHAAD, from the coding sequence ATGACCGTCACACTGCTCGGCGCTGCCGAGATCCGAGCGCTCGCCGCCGATCTCGAGGTCACTCCGACCAAGAAGCTCGGTCAGAACTTCGTCGTCGACGCGAACACCGTCCGCAGGATCGTCCAGACCGCGGCCGTGCAACCCGGCGAGTGCGTCGTCGAGGTGGGGCCGGGGCTCGGGTCGCTGACCCTCGCGCTCCTTCAGAGCGGAGCCTCGGTCACCGCCGTCGAGATCGACCACCGCCTCGCCGCGCGGCTGCCCGAGACCGTGGCCGCGCACGGCGTGCCCGAAGGCGCGCTGACAGTGGTGGATGCCGATGCCCTGCGCGTGACGGAGCTGGCGGGCGATCCCACCGTCCTGGTGGCCAACCTGCCCTACAACGTCTCGGTGCCCGTGCTGCTGCACTTCCTCGAGACGTTCCCCCGCCTGCAGCGGGGCGTCGTGATGGTGCAGGCCGAGGTGGGGGAGCGCCTCGCGGCCCCGCCCGGGTCGAAGACCTATGGCTCGCCGAGCGTGAAGGCGGCCTGGTACGGTGCGTGGCGACTGGCCGGCACGGTGTCGCGGCAGGTCTTCTGGCCCGTGCCCAACGTCGACAGCGTGCTGGTGGCGTTCCAGCGTGACCGGCAGCCGCGCGGCGACGAGGACGAGCGTCGGCGCACGTTTGCGATCGTGGACGCTGCGTTCGGCCAGCGCCGCAAGATGCTGCGCCAGGCGCTGTCGGGCGTGCTCGGAGGCTCGGCCGCCGCCGCGTCGTCCGTGCTCGAGCGCGCGGGGGTCGCCCCCACCGCGCGCGGCGAGCAGCTCACGATCGACGACTTCGTGGCGATCGCGCACCACGCAGCCGACTAG
- a CDS encoding GNAT family N-acetyltransferase produces the protein MDDDLAARHLAGPVDDAAAQRLRTIGLDLRRVAPQRPELDGWQQATARGFLDAERTPEQLEASLGRAGYRRFLGVYDPSGPMTEVPVGTFASWVGELTLPGGALLPTAAISAVTVAPTHQGRGIARAMMEGELRYAASLGVPMAALTVSESTLYGRYGFAPATAAATWVIDAKRARWTGPVAPGRVDFVTREDARRLAPEVHERVRVSRPGELAVPEVHWGRFTGTDADADKPGGVRAVRYADQSGNARGVATYTVHENHDDYTKSSVRVLALIADGDEAYAGLWRYFLQLPLVGTVTATELSTDEPLLWMISDQRAATVTVTDHHYVRVLDVPTVLRARRYAGAGRLVLEVTDPLGIGGGSWLVQTEAGGPARVEPVVGGQDADAPVVSLGTTELSAIVLGGVSLATLAAAGRVRATDAAAAASVFAWPVAPRLSFWY, from the coding sequence ATGGACGACGACCTCGCCGCACGGCATCTCGCCGGTCCGGTCGACGACGCTGCGGCACAGCGGCTGCGCACGATCGGACTGGACCTGCGTCGCGTTGCCCCGCAGCGCCCCGAGCTGGACGGATGGCAGCAGGCGACTGCGCGCGGCTTCCTCGATGCCGAACGCACACCCGAGCAGTTGGAGGCCTCGCTGGGACGGGCCGGCTATCGGCGATTCCTGGGCGTGTACGACCCGTCGGGACCGATGACCGAGGTGCCGGTGGGCACATTCGCCTCGTGGGTCGGTGAACTCACCCTGCCCGGCGGTGCGCTGCTGCCCACGGCGGCCATCAGTGCCGTCACCGTCGCACCCACGCATCAGGGGCGCGGCATCGCCCGGGCGATGATGGAGGGCGAGCTGCGGTATGCGGCCTCGCTCGGGGTGCCGATGGCAGCGCTGACGGTGAGCGAGTCGACGCTGTACGGACGCTACGGATTCGCCCCGGCCACTGCGGCGGCCACGTGGGTGATCGACGCCAAGCGCGCGCGCTGGACGGGGCCGGTCGCACCCGGCCGGGTGGACTTCGTCACCCGCGAAGACGCGCGCAGGCTCGCGCCCGAGGTGCACGAACGGGTGCGCGTGTCCCGGCCGGGCGAGCTGGCCGTTCCGGAGGTCCACTGGGGGCGGTTCACCGGCACCGATGCCGACGCCGACAAGCCTGGTGGGGTGCGGGCGGTGCGCTACGCCGACCAGTCCGGCAACGCGCGCGGGGTGGCGACATACACCGTGCACGAGAACCACGACGACTACACGAAATCGTCGGTGCGGGTCCTGGCGCTGATCGCCGACGGCGACGAAGCGTACGCGGGGCTCTGGCGATACTTCCTGCAGCTGCCGCTGGTGGGCACCGTGACGGCCACCGAGCTGTCGACGGACGAGCCCCTGCTGTGGATGATCTCGGATCAGCGCGCGGCGACGGTCACTGTCACAGACCACCACTATGTGCGGGTGCTGGACGTGCCGACGGTGCTGCGCGCACGACGCTACGCGGGCGCGGGCCGCCTCGTGCTCGAGGTGACCGATCCGCTGGGCATCGGCGGCGGGTCCTGGCTGGTGCAGACCGAGGCCGGCGGGCCGGCCCGGGTCGAGCCGGTCGTCGGCGGACAGGATGCTGATGCACCCGTGGTGAGTCTGGGAACGACCGAGCTGTCGGCGATCGTCCTGGGCGGTGTGTCGCTGGCGACGCTGGCGGCGGCGGGTCGGGTCAGGGCGACGGATGCCGCGGCTGCGGCATCCGTGTTCGCCTGGCCCGTGGCACCGCGACTGAGCTTCTGGTACTGA
- the metG gene encoding methionine--tRNA ligase, which produces MTSAGSFYITTPIYYPSDLPHIGHGYTSVAVDTLARWHRQGGDDTWMLTGTDEHGQKMLRAAAANGVTPQQWVDKLVTESWFPLLKTLDVANDDFIRTTQPRHEQAVQAFFQALYDRGYIYAGEYEALYCVGCEEFKPESEIVDGTGPFEGLKVCAIHSKPLELLQEKNYFFKLSEFQDRLLELYKNEPDFVRPDSARNEVVSFVKQGLKDLSISRSTFDWGIKVPWDQSHVIYVWVDALLNYVTAIGYGTDDENFQRRWPAYHVVGKDILRFHAVIWPALLMAAGLEVPRGVFAHGWLLVGGEKMSKSKLTGIAPTEITDVFGSDAYRYYFLSAIPFGHDGSFSWEDLAARYQAELANGFGNLASRTTAMIERYFEGIVPEAAEYSERDLLVHKTVADAAAAADAAVERFRIDEAITAIWTIVDELNGYITDNEPWVLAKDDAQRARLGTVLYTAAEGLRALAVLLSPVMPEATEKLWVGLGAAETLGRLQDQPLREAGGWGVLKPGTSVNALAPLFPRVEQS; this is translated from the coding sequence GTGACTTCCGCCGGATCTTTCTACATCACGACGCCGATCTACTATCCGAGCGATCTGCCGCACATCGGGCACGGGTACACCTCGGTCGCCGTGGACACTCTCGCGCGCTGGCACCGGCAGGGCGGAGACGACACCTGGATGCTGACCGGCACCGATGAGCACGGCCAGAAGATGCTGCGGGCGGCCGCGGCCAACGGCGTGACTCCGCAGCAGTGGGTCGACAAGCTCGTCACCGAGAGCTGGTTCCCGCTCTTGAAGACGCTGGATGTCGCCAACGACGACTTCATCCGCACCACGCAGCCGCGCCACGAGCAGGCAGTGCAGGCGTTCTTCCAGGCGCTGTACGACCGCGGCTACATCTACGCAGGCGAGTACGAGGCGCTGTACTGCGTGGGCTGTGAGGAGTTCAAGCCGGAGTCCGAGATCGTGGACGGCACCGGTCCGTTCGAGGGGCTGAAGGTCTGCGCGATCCACTCGAAGCCGCTCGAGCTGCTGCAGGAGAAGAACTACTTCTTCAAGCTCAGCGAATTCCAGGATCGGCTGCTCGAGCTCTACAAGAACGAGCCCGACTTCGTGCGCCCCGACTCGGCGCGCAACGAGGTCGTCTCCTTCGTCAAGCAGGGTCTGAAGGATCTGTCGATCTCGCGCTCGACGTTCGACTGGGGCATCAAGGTGCCGTGGGACCAGTCGCACGTCATCTATGTGTGGGTGGATGCGCTGCTGAACTACGTCACGGCCATCGGCTACGGCACCGACGACGAGAACTTCCAGCGGCGGTGGCCGGCCTACCACGTCGTCGGAAAAGACATCCTGCGCTTCCACGCGGTGATCTGGCCGGCGCTGCTGATGGCGGCCGGACTCGAGGTGCCGCGTGGAGTGTTCGCCCACGGCTGGCTGCTGGTCGGCGGCGAGAAGATGTCCAAGTCCAAGCTCACCGGTATCGCGCCCACCGAGATCACCGACGTGTTCGGCTCGGACGCGTACCGCTACTACTTCCTCTCGGCGATCCCGTTCGGTCACGACGGATCGTTCTCGTGGGAGGATCTGGCGGCGCGCTACCAGGCCGAGCTCGCCAACGGGTTCGGCAACCTCGCCTCGCGCACCACCGCGATGATCGAGCGCTACTTCGAGGGCATCGTCCCCGAGGCCGCGGAGTACTCCGAGCGCGACCTGCTCGTGCACAAGACGGTGGCCGACGCCGCAGCCGCGGCGGATGCGGCCGTCGAGCGGTTCCGCATCGACGAGGCGATCACGGCCATCTGGACGATCGTGGATGAGCTCAACGGCTACATCACCGACAACGAGCCGTGGGTGCTCGCGAAAGACGACGCGCAGCGCGCCCGGCTGGGCACCGTGCTGTACACGGCTGCCGAGGGGCTGCGCGCTCTCGCGGTGCTGCTGTCGCCGGTGATGCCCGAGGCGACCGAGAAGCTGTGGGTGGGACTCGGGGCCGCCGAGACCCTCGGCCGGCTGCAGGACCAGCCTCTGCGCGAAGCGGGCGGCTGGGGCGTGCTCAAGCCCGGCACCTCGGTGAACGCACTGGCACCGCTGTTCCCGCGCGTTGAGCAGTCCTGA
- a CDS encoding aldo/keto reductase gives MTDEPRFRTDINDIHRPYTAAEGRYDALSYRQVGDSGLYLPPISLGLWWNFGDNFPFDDQRALLRHAFDSGITHFDLANNYGPPYGSAETNFGRMMREDLHPYRDELIISSKAGWDMWPGPYGDLGSRKYILASAEQSLARMGLDYVDIFYSHRVDPVTPIEETIGALDTLVRQGKTLYVGISSYSAERTAEAKAVARSLGTPLVIHQPAYSILNRWVEDGLTGVLAQEGMGAIAFTPLAQGLLTSKYLGDGTAERAQRRSSLPDGRLSDKGLASLRGLDAVAKERGQTLAQMALQWVLRDRVVASALIGASRPAQLDENLGALSGPAFDEAEIEQIDRLSDSIDVDLWAVSTKL, from the coding sequence GTGACCGACGAGCCGCGCTTTCGCACCGACATCAACGACATCCATCGCCCGTACACCGCCGCCGAGGGCCGCTATGACGCGCTGTCCTACCGGCAGGTGGGCGACTCGGGGCTCTACCTGCCGCCGATCTCCCTCGGCCTGTGGTGGAACTTCGGCGACAACTTTCCGTTCGACGACCAGCGTGCGCTGCTGCGGCACGCCTTCGACAGCGGCATCACGCACTTCGACCTGGCGAACAACTACGGTCCGCCGTACGGCTCGGCCGAGACGAACTTCGGGCGGATGATGCGCGAAGATCTGCATCCCTACCGCGACGAGCTGATCATCTCGTCGAAGGCCGGGTGGGATATGTGGCCGGGACCGTACGGCGACCTGGGCAGTCGCAAGTACATCCTCGCCAGCGCCGAGCAGTCGCTCGCGCGCATGGGTCTGGACTATGTCGACATCTTCTATTCGCACCGCGTCGACCCGGTCACCCCGATCGAGGAGACCATCGGGGCGCTTGACACGCTGGTGCGGCAGGGCAAGACTCTGTACGTCGGCATCTCGTCGTACAGCGCCGAGCGCACGGCCGAGGCCAAGGCCGTGGCACGCAGCCTCGGCACCCCTCTGGTGATCCATCAGCCGGCGTATTCGATCCTGAACCGCTGGGTCGAGGACGGGCTGACCGGGGTGCTCGCGCAGGAGGGGATGGGTGCGATCGCCTTCACCCCGCTCGCGCAGGGCCTGCTCACCTCGAAGTATCTCGGCGACGGCACCGCCGAACGTGCGCAGCGCCGTTCCTCGTTGCCCGACGGACGGCTTTCGGACAAGGGTCTGGCGTCTTTGCGCGGACTGGATGCCGTCGCAAAGGAGCGCGGTCAGACTCTGGCCCAGATGGCGCTGCAGTGGGTGCTGCGCGACCGGGTCGTGGCATCCGCCCTCATCGGTGCGTCCCGGCCCGCCCAGCTCGACGAGAACCTCGGCGCGCTGTCCGGCCCCGCGTTCGATGAGGCCGAGATCGAGCAGATCGACAGGCTCAGCGACTCCATCGACGTCGACCTCTGGGCGGTGTCGACGAAGCTGTGA
- a CDS encoding FadR/GntR family transcriptional regulator — protein MAVTDDAILRIKEMIVSGELHPGDRLPPEKELGERLGVSRSSLREAVKALEVIRVLDVRRGDGTYVTSLEPGLLMEALTFVVDLHSDDSVLEIFGVRRILEPAATGIAATRMDAAALAELESLVDRTAATESIDDIDDIVARDLAFHQRIVEAAGNEYLSRLAETMQSGTQRARVWRGLTQEHAAERTLDEHRGILAALRLHDAQLAQALALAHIAGIEEWLRKASKGDDA, from the coding sequence ATGGCTGTGACCGACGACGCGATACTTCGCATCAAAGAGATGATCGTTTCCGGCGAACTCCATCCCGGAGACCGCCTGCCGCCGGAGAAGGAGCTCGGCGAGCGCCTCGGCGTCTCGCGCAGTTCGCTGCGCGAGGCCGTCAAGGCGCTGGAGGTCATCCGTGTGCTGGATGTGCGCCGGGGCGACGGCACGTATGTCACGAGCCTCGAGCCCGGGCTGCTGATGGAGGCGCTCACCTTCGTCGTGGATCTGCACAGCGACGACTCGGTGCTGGAGATCTTCGGCGTGCGCCGCATCCTGGAGCCCGCAGCCACGGGGATCGCCGCCACGCGGATGGACGCTGCAGCCCTGGCAGAGCTGGAGAGCCTCGTCGACAGGACCGCGGCGACCGAATCCATCGACGACATCGATGACATCGTCGCCCGCGACCTCGCGTTCCACCAGCGCATCGTCGAGGCCGCCGGCAACGAGTACCTCAGCCGGTTGGCTGAGACCATGCAGTCGGGCACGCAGCGCGCCCGCGTGTGGCGGGGCCTGACCCAGGAGCACGCCGCCGAACGCACCCTGGACGAGCATCGCGGCATCCTCGCAGCGCTTCGTCTGCACGATGCCCAGCTCGCTCAGGCGCTCGCCCTCGCCCATATCGCGGGCATCGAGGAGTGGCTGCGCAAGGCCTCGAAGGGAGACGACGCATGA
- a CDS encoding L-rhamnose mutarotase, which produces MRLALHSVLVAGAEADYRREHARIPAELAAVFGRAGIHDWTIWRSGTDLFHLVECDDWDAAMQIVQADPADARWQAHIGRFVASFRGPDGEEGDAPAEQVWSLTEQLSQDG; this is translated from the coding sequence ATGAGACTCGCACTGCATTCCGTTCTGGTCGCCGGCGCCGAGGCCGATTACCGGCGGGAGCATGCTCGCATCCCCGCAGAGCTGGCCGCCGTCTTCGGCCGTGCGGGGATCCACGACTGGACCATCTGGCGCAGCGGCACGGATCTGTTCCACCTCGTGGAGTGCGACGACTGGGATGCGGCGATGCAGATCGTGCAGGCCGACCCCGCCGACGCACGGTGGCAGGCCCACATCGGCCGGTTCGTGGCATCGTTCCGCGGCCCGGACGGCGAGGAGGGCGACGCCCCCGCCGAGCAGGTGTGGTCGCTGACCGAACAGCTGTCTCAGGACGGGTAA